In Plasmodium knowlesi strain H genome assembly, chromosome: 7, one DNA window encodes the following:
- a CDS encoding palmitoyltransferase DHHC6, putative produces the protein MKNPLPFVVVSIKLAVLGTLTYLICTEQLLDDRRSSFFFLLYSASFLLYAISSLSDPGYLNSCPLEYLPNDERGAFKATLSERTGEQYNRKDVPRDFSITHDEITSSDSLSSETVSTNGEMDSLTIIHHRNRNTAITERKICKEQKDATTMRYVYRNHSDPTHEEHLLSANQTKYACQENFREGVKFQEKFYPQGGRRVHPTLRILLSHNLRFIGSLGMRTRVNENCPSKYKPLLITQLHNVGWHNRENHEEENYMKETIGDSLKQMPITCSVHAKMKTSSIFRVRGGEMYQYGTPLSYCYVCGVVQILRSKHCNACNRCVRTFDHHCPWINNCVAENNRASYLVYLLLEAITVFHALKLLSHVILRMFFGENGCFFAWLVVLFLVLFFLFTMIFCLAIYHSYLCLINETTRENALRVRSTTEIKPPRRKPAGTFFLGYRQNVLIYFSNLPAKWICPQVIRHYMSGWLYRTKGVTWGTHGEILWKPNPKSFPSQAIFLSILEYTTSCVRRQFSPMTFSIE, from the exons CCCTGCCATTTGTGGTCGTATCCATTAAACTGGCCGTCCTAGGCACCCTGACTTATTTGATATGCACGGAACAACTTCTGGACGATAGAAGaagctccttcttcttcctcctctactCAGCATCCTTCTTGCTCTATGCCATCTCTTCCTTGAGCGACCC AGGTTACCTCAACTCTTGCCCCCTAGAATACCTACCCAATGATGAGCGAGGTGCATTCAAAGCGACCTTAAGTGAACGCACCGGAGAACAGTACAACCGGAAAGATGTACCAAGAGATTTTTCCATCACACATGATGAGATAACATCATCTGATTCCTTGTCTTCTGAGACAGTCAGTACAAATG GCGAGATGGACAGCTTAACCATTATCCACCACAGGAACCGCAACACAGCCATTacagagagaaaaatatgtaaagaacaaaaggaTGCTACCACCATGCGATACGTCTATCGCAACCACTCAGACCCAACCCATGAGGAGCATCTCCTCTCCGCAAACCAAACGAAGTACGCATGTCAAGAAAACTTTAGAGAGGGAGTTAAATTTCAGGAGAAGTTTTATCCCCAAGGTGGACGAAGAGTTCACCCCACACTGAGAATCCTCCTTTCTCATAATCTCCGTTTTATTGGTTCCCTTGGGATGAGAACCAGAGTGAATGAGAATTGTCCATCCAAATATAAACCCCTACTTATCACACAATTACACAACGTGGGATGGCACAACAGAGAGAatcatgaagaagaaaattacatGAAAGAAACGATAGGGGATTCACTTAAACAGATGCCAATCACATGCTCTGTACATGCTAAAATGAAAACGTCTAGCATCTTTCGCGTGCGTGGTGGTGAGATGTACCAGTATGGTACCCCACTCTCTTACTGCTATGTGTGCGGCGTTGTGCAG ATTTTGCGAAGTAAGCACTGCAACGCTTGCAACAGGTGCGTACGCACATTCGACCACCACTGTCCTTGGATCAATAATTGTGTTGCAGAAAACAACAGAGCATCTTATTTAGTGTACCTCCTCCTTGAAGCCATAACCGTTTTTCACGCACTCAAATTACTCTCCCATGTCATTTTAAGAATGTTCTTTGGAGAAAATGG GTGTTTCTTCGCCTGGCTTGTGGTTCTCTTCCTCGTTCTGTTTTTCCTATTTACGATGATTTTTTGTTTGGCCATCTACCACTCGTATCTCTGTTTG ATAAACGAGACGACCCGCGAAAACGCCCTCCGGGTGAGAAGCACAACGGAAATAAAACCCCCAAGAAGGAAACCCGCCGGAACCTTCTTCCTGGGATACCGACAGAACgtgcttatttatttttccaaccTTCCAGCCAAGTGGATATGCCCCCAAGTGATCAGGCATTACATGTCAGGTTGGTTGTATCGCACAAAGGGCGTTACATGGGGAACCCACGGGGAGATCCTCTGGAAGCCAa ACCCCAAGTCTTTCCCAAGTCAGGccatttttctctccatccTGGAG TACACCACATCATGCGTAAGGAGGCAGTTCTCCCCCATGACCTTCTCGATCGAGTAA